The following proteins are encoded in a genomic region of Streptomyces sp. SLBN-31:
- a CDS encoding alpha/beta fold hydrolase, producing MKFVLVPGGWQGGWAFDAVAAELHREGHQAEAVTLAGLEPDGPADRDRPPNLDTHIDQVAEIIDRGGDGPVALCGHSYGGMVIAGVADRLGDRLDQLVFIDAYVPQDGDSCWSLTSDRFRELFMDGARDDGRWVAVPCGADPRARPHPLASFLQALRLHGDPGRAVGRTFISGGAWPGSPFTAVTERLRRDAGWRVHEIAVGHNIARHDPAGLAAVLGALPPAGAGA from the coding sequence GTGAAGTTCGTGCTGGTGCCGGGTGGTTGGCAGGGCGGGTGGGCGTTCGACGCGGTGGCGGCCGAGCTGCACCGCGAGGGTCACCAGGCCGAGGCGGTGACGCTGGCGGGGCTGGAGCCGGACGGGCCGGCCGACAGGGACCGGCCGCCGAATCTCGACACCCACATCGACCAGGTCGCCGAGATCATCGACCGCGGCGGTGACGGGCCCGTGGCGTTGTGCGGGCACAGCTACGGCGGGATGGTGATCGCCGGTGTCGCGGACCGGCTCGGCGACCGTCTCGATCAGCTCGTCTTCATCGACGCCTACGTTCCGCAGGACGGTGACTCGTGCTGGTCCCTGACCAGTGACCGGTTCCGGGAGCTGTTCATGGACGGTGCCCGCGACGACGGTCGCTGGGTCGCGGTGCCCTGCGGGGCCGACCCGCGTGCCCGGCCGCATCCGCTGGCGAGCTTCCTGCAGGCGCTCAGACTGCACGGTGATCCCGGGCGCGCGGTCGGCCGTACGTTCATCAGTGGGGGCGCGTGGCCGGGCAGCCCCTTCACGGCCGTGACCGAACGGCTGCGCCGCGACGCGGGCTGGCGGGTGCACGAGATTGCCGTCGGCCACAACATCGCCCGGCACGATCCGGCCGGTCTCGCAGCAGTCCTTGGGGCGCTTCCGCCGGCCGGTGCGGGCGCGTGA
- the tnpA gene encoding IS200/IS605 family transposase, with product MSPRWEPNPEIRTGRHVIYNLHAHLVFVTKYRRGVFDDTMLKRCEEIMREVCAGFDVEIREFNGEADHVHLLVHYPPKVALSKLINSLKGVSSRYLRAEYTGRINHIGMGSVFWSRSYFAGSCGGAPLTVIRQYIEQQKRPL from the coding sequence ATGTCGCCACGCTGGGAACCAAACCCCGAGATTCGCACCGGTCGTCACGTCATCTACAACCTGCATGCACACTTGGTGTTCGTCACGAAGTACCGGCGCGGCGTCTTCGATGACACGATGCTGAAGCGGTGCGAGGAGATCATGCGGGAGGTGTGCGCTGGTTTCGACGTTGAGATACGGGAGTTCAACGGCGAGGCCGATCACGTCCACCTGCTGGTGCACTACCCGCCGAAGGTCGCCCTGTCCAAGCTGATCAACTCCCTCAAGGGCGTTAGCTCCCGATACCTGCGGGCCGAGTACACCGGCCGGATCAACCACATCGGCATGGGTTCCGTCTTCTGGTCCCGCTCCTACTTCGCCGGCTCGTGCGGCGGCGCACCGCTCACGGTGATCCGTCAGTACATCGAGCAGCAAAAACGTCCACTGTGA
- a CDS encoding carboxymuconolactone decarboxylase family protein, with amino-acid sequence MNAASTPTARMKNPAMVLPDAMKGIQTIYQAMYQGGVAPQILELVHLRASQINGCSACVFAGVAGAKKHGESDERLHSVAAWREAPFFTDAERAALALTECATRIADRTGKAVPDELWNDATNHFTEEQLSAIILMIALTNFFNRLNTTIEEPAGTTW; translated from the coding sequence ATGAACGCCGCGAGCACCCCCACCGCCCGGATGAAGAACCCCGCCATGGTCCTGCCGGACGCCATGAAGGGCATCCAGACCATCTACCAGGCCATGTACCAAGGCGGCGTCGCCCCGCAGATCCTCGAACTGGTCCACCTGCGCGCCAGCCAGATCAACGGCTGCAGCGCCTGCGTGTTCGCCGGCGTGGCGGGCGCCAAGAAGCACGGGGAGAGCGACGAACGCCTGCACTCCGTGGCCGCCTGGCGCGAGGCACCGTTCTTCACCGACGCCGAACGCGCCGCCCTGGCCCTGACCGAGTGCGCCACCCGCATCGCCGACCGTACCGGCAAGGCCGTCCCCGACGAGCTCTGGAACGATGCCACGAACCACTTCACCGAGGAACAACTCTCCGCGATCATCCTCATGATCGCCCTCACCAACTTCTTCAACCGCCTCAACACCACCATCGAGGAGCCCGCCGGCACCACCTGGTAA
- a CDS encoding FAD/NAD(P)-binding protein yields the protein MRRVAVVGAGAAGALTAVQLMRQADRLGRRVGIWLVDPAGRTGPGVAYGTRDPRHLLNVPAGRMSAFPDDPGHFLRWLTDRHPHAAAGDFVPRQVYGQYLADVVERTAAACAHARLHRVQDEVAAVRGQGAGAVLRLAGGGEVRVDAAVLALGSLAPAQDWAGAELSGSGRFVADPWAPGALDGLATGEGDVLLVGTGLTMVDVAASLARPDRVVHAVSRHGLLPQEHLPAAAPPAQAPPGLDGSHGLDVLRRSVRRHLSATRRACGDWRPALDGLRPVTAALWQQLPVADRARFLEEDLRVWEVHRHRMAPASAATLRTLLASGRLRTRAGRVVTAVPVDGAVEVSLNDGTRLRVGAVVNCTGAPTGSRGTMAPLVRCLLEGGYGRPGPAGLGLDTAGDGRLVPAVGGPVLRLWAVGAARRGNLLETTAVPEIRAQAAEVAGTVLETLTDRRAPTPADRYGQRLSTSPEAAELYDRALERILAGRLGAEELLGQAVGVDPDFAVGHAALALLGHERGGAGQTPAVLASARRAVEVRADDRERSLVAAVDACLTGTEERGKAALLGHIAAHPRDALAVSAAVPTVSFNGVTAAEEAWALVEGLSGSYGDDWWYLGQLAFVRQEQERWEEAETLACRALTAQPDAGHAVHARAHVYYETGEHRAGLAWLDEWLRRHGEGAAQRSHVAWHAALHELSLDDRPALLRRYRQELIACRVGGGRLLVDSASLLWRARMTDSWSGELPVAELLHAAPPDWLEAPATGFAALHGALALAAAGDLDALGRLRAHALAHHQAVFALLVAPLCEALSSVVRKEWRQAVRRLRPLLPLLARTGASKAQQEVVEETLLHALIAGGEYDRAERLLADRLERRASPLDWRRLEAVRGRGARWREPVVVVGGSWEHARSV from the coding sequence ATGCGCCGCGTCGCGGTCGTCGGGGCCGGTGCGGCGGGGGCGTTGACGGCGGTTCAGCTGATGCGGCAGGCCGACCGGCTCGGCCGGAGGGTCGGGATATGGCTGGTTGATCCGGCCGGGCGGACCGGGCCGGGTGTCGCCTACGGCACGCGGGATCCGCGGCACCTGCTGAACGTGCCCGCCGGCCGTATGAGTGCCTTTCCCGACGACCCCGGGCATTTCCTGCGCTGGCTGACGGACCGACACCCGCACGCTGCGGCCGGTGACTTCGTTCCCCGGCAGGTGTACGGGCAGTACCTGGCCGACGTCGTCGAGCGCACCGCCGCCGCCTGCGCGCATGCCCGGCTGCACCGGGTGCAGGACGAGGTCGCCGCCGTACGCGGGCAGGGGGCCGGGGCGGTTCTGCGGCTGGCCGGCGGTGGTGAGGTGCGGGTGGATGCGGCCGTGCTGGCGTTGGGCAGTCTCGCTCCGGCGCAGGACTGGGCCGGGGCCGAGCTGAGCGGGTCGGGGCGGTTCGTCGCCGATCCCTGGGCACCGGGTGCTCTGGACGGCCTCGCCACCGGGGAGGGGGATGTTCTGCTGGTCGGCACCGGTCTGACCATGGTCGATGTGGCCGCCTCGCTGGCCCGTCCGGATCGCGTGGTGCATGCGGTCTCCCGGCACGGGCTGCTTCCGCAGGAGCATCTGCCTGCCGCGGCCCCGCCGGCCCAGGCGCCGCCGGGCCTGGATGGTTCTCACGGTCTGGACGTGCTGCGCCGTAGCGTGCGGCGGCATCTGTCTGCCACCCGGCGTGCCTGCGGAGACTGGCGGCCCGCGCTGGACGGGCTGCGCCCGGTGACGGCGGCGCTGTGGCAGCAGCTGCCCGTGGCCGACCGGGCTCGCTTCCTGGAGGAGGATCTGCGGGTCTGGGAGGTGCACCGCCACCGCATGGCGCCCGCGAGTGCGGCGACGCTGCGCACGCTGCTGGCGTCGGGCCGGCTGCGCACCCGTGCCGGACGGGTGGTTACTGCCGTGCCGGTCGACGGCGCGGTGGAGGTCTCCCTCAATGACGGCACGCGGCTGCGGGTCGGTGCGGTGGTCAACTGCACCGGGGCGCCGACCGGTTCGCGCGGCACGATGGCTCCCCTGGTGCGCTGCCTGCTGGAGGGCGGATACGGCCGTCCCGGCCCCGCCGGGCTCGGGCTGGACACCGCCGGCGACGGGCGGCTGGTGCCCGCGGTGGGTGGCCCGGTCCTGCGGTTGTGGGCGGTCGGGGCCGCGCGGCGCGGGAATCTGCTGGAGACCACCGCCGTTCCGGAGATCCGTGCGCAGGCCGCCGAGGTCGCCGGCACCGTGCTGGAGACGCTCACCGACCGCCGTGCTCCTACGCCGGCCGACCGCTACGGGCAGCGCCTGAGCACCTCGCCCGAGGCCGCCGAGCTGTACGACCGGGCCCTGGAGCGCATCCTGGCGGGCCGCCTCGGCGCGGAGGAGCTGCTGGGCCAAGCCGTCGGCGTCGATCCGGACTTCGCCGTCGGCCACGCGGCTTTGGCGCTGCTCGGCCACGAGCGCGGGGGCGCCGGGCAGACGCCTGCGGTGCTGGCATCCGCACGGCGGGCAGTGGAGGTGCGGGCGGATGACCGTGAACGCAGCCTGGTCGCCGCGGTGGACGCCTGCCTGACCGGTACCGAGGAGCGGGGCAAGGCGGCCCTGCTGGGTCATATCGCCGCTCATCCCCGGGACGCGCTGGCGGTGAGTGCGGCGGTGCCGACCGTCTCCTTCAACGGGGTGACCGCCGCCGAGGAGGCCTGGGCGCTGGTCGAGGGGCTGTCGGGAAGCTATGGGGACGACTGGTGGTATCTGGGGCAGCTGGCCTTCGTCCGGCAGGAGCAGGAGCGCTGGGAGGAGGCCGAGACGCTGGCCTGCCGGGCGCTGACCGCGCAGCCGGATGCCGGGCACGCCGTCCACGCCCGGGCTCATGTGTACTACGAGACCGGCGAGCACCGTGCCGGCCTGGCCTGGCTGGATGAGTGGCTGCGCCGGCACGGAGAGGGGGCGGCACAGCGCTCCCATGTCGCCTGGCATGCCGCCCTGCACGAGCTGTCGCTCGATGACCGGCCCGCGCTGCTGCGCCGCTACCGCCAGGAGCTCATCGCCTGCCGGGTGGGCGGGGGACGGCTGCTGGTCGACTCCGCCTCGCTGCTGTGGCGGGCGCGCATGACGGACAGCTGGAGCGGCGAGTTGCCCGTCGCCGAACTGCTGCACGCCGCTCCCCCGGACTGGCTGGAGGCGCCGGCGACGGGTTTCGCCGCTCTGCACGGCGCACTGGCCCTCGCCGCAGCCGGGGATCTCGACGCCCTGGGACGGTTGCGGGCGCATGCGCTGGCCCACCACCAGGCGGTGTTCGCGCTGCTGGTCGCTCCGCTGTGCGAGGCGCTGTCGTCCGTCGTGCGCAAGGAGTGGCGGCAGGCGGTACGGCGGCTGCGGCCGTTGCTGCCTCTGCTGGCGCGCACGGGTGCCAGCAAGGCGCAGCAGGAGGTGGTGGAGGAGACGCTGTTGCACGCTCTGATCGCGGGGGGCGAGTACGACCGGGCGGAGCGGCTGCTGGCGGACCGGCTGGAGCGTCGCGCGTCGCCGCTCGACTGGCGGCGGCTGGAGGCGGTGCGGGGGCGGGGTGCGAGGTGGCGTGAGCCTGTCGTGGTCGTCGGCGGGTCCTGGGAGCACGCCCGATCCGTCTGA
- a CDS encoding type II toxin-antitoxin system death-on-curing family toxin, which produces MTEVRYLQIDEILTIARAVNGTEHSVRDMGLLVSAIERPRTNVFGAELYPTLHEKAAALLHSVARNHALIDGNKRTAWLAMRVFLRFNGVKAETVPPPVSVAGPFVEEVAQDNIDVPVIAKRLATWFPIS; this is translated from the coding sequence GTGACCGAGGTGCGCTACCTCCAGATCGACGAGATTCTGACCATCGCCCGCGCGGTCAACGGTACCGAGCACAGCGTGCGTGACATGGGGCTTCTGGTGTCGGCGATCGAGCGGCCCCGGACCAACGTGTTCGGGGCCGAGCTGTATCCCACTCTGCATGAGAAGGCTGCGGCGCTGCTGCACTCCGTCGCCCGCAATCACGCTCTGATCGACGGCAATAAACGCACTGCCTGGCTCGCCATGCGCGTCTTCCTGCGGTTCAACGGCGTCAAAGCCGAGACGGTCCCGCCGCCCGTCTCCGTGGCAGGCCCGTTCGTCGAGGAAGTCGCGCAGGACAACATTGACGTACCGGTCATCGCCAAACGCCTGGCGACCTGGTTCCCCATTTCCTGA
- a CDS encoding ribbon-helix-helix protein, CopG family — protein MAMTLRLPDDLDAKLTERARREGRSKQELAIEAIREAQDRAELKVGDVLAELMNSDAEILDYLK, from the coding sequence ATGGCGATGACACTCCGACTCCCGGACGACCTCGATGCGAAGCTCACCGAGCGTGCCCGTCGTGAGGGTCGCAGCAAGCAGGAACTCGCCATCGAGGCTATTCGTGAGGCTCAGGATCGGGCCGAGTTGAAGGTTGGCGACGTCCTGGCTGAGCTCATGAACAGTGACGCGGAGATCCTGGACTACCTGAAGTGA
- a CDS encoding RNA-guided endonuclease TnpB family protein, protein MIRAYKFLMRPTASQQAALGEMLRDHCSLYNGALQERRDAYRHASKTSIKYGQQSAQLKDIRAFDPERQGRWSFSSQQATLRRLDKAFAAFFRRVKCGDKPGYPRFRGVNWFDTVDFPKDGDGCRWDSTPHDPVIRVRFQGVGHVKVNQHRPVAGKVKTVSVKREGKRWYVVLTAEHAQPETLPATGSVVGIDMGIASFLTTSNGEHVENPRHARKAAAKLEPAQQKLSRFGRVRRDKRTANHQRAVQRVADLHRKVRRQRLDHAHKTALGLVRDHDLIAHEDLKIRNMVKAPTPKPDPETPGSFLPNGSAAKAGLNHSISDAGWGVFLTILHAKAESAGRNVIAVDPRNTSRTCPECGHVSAENRPTQEKFHCVSCGHLAHADTVGALNVLRAGLVRREAAPA, encoded by the coding sequence ATGATCCGTGCGTACAAGTTCCTCATGCGGCCCACCGCGAGCCAGCAAGCCGCGCTCGGTGAGATGCTGCGCGACCACTGCTCGCTCTACAACGGCGCCTTGCAGGAACGCCGCGACGCCTACCGGCACGCCTCGAAAACCTCGATCAAGTACGGGCAGCAGTCCGCGCAACTCAAGGACATCCGGGCCTTCGACCCGGAGCGCCAGGGCCGGTGGTCGTTCTCGTCGCAGCAGGCGACCTTGCGCCGCCTGGACAAGGCGTTCGCTGCGTTCTTCCGACGCGTGAAGTGCGGTGACAAGCCGGGCTATCCCCGATTCCGGGGGGTGAACTGGTTCGACACGGTGGACTTCCCCAAGGACGGAGACGGCTGCCGCTGGGACTCCACGCCGCACGACCCCGTCATCCGCGTCCGCTTCCAGGGCGTCGGGCACGTCAAGGTCAACCAGCACCGGCCCGTGGCCGGCAAGGTCAAGACCGTGTCCGTCAAGCGCGAAGGCAAGCGCTGGTACGTCGTCCTGACCGCTGAGCATGCCCAGCCCGAAACGCTCCCCGCGACAGGGTCCGTGGTCGGCATCGACATGGGTATCGCCTCGTTCCTGACCACCTCCAACGGTGAGCACGTCGAGAACCCACGCCACGCTCGGAAGGCAGCCGCCAAGCTCGAACCTGCACAGCAAAAGCTCAGCCGGTTCGGGCGCGTGCGCCGGGACAAGCGGACGGCGAATCATCAGCGGGCCGTCCAGCGGGTCGCCGACCTTCACCGCAAGGTGCGTCGCCAGCGCCTCGACCACGCCCACAAGACCGCGCTCGGTCTGGTCCGGGACCACGACCTGATAGCGCACGAGGATCTCAAGATCCGAAACATGGTCAAGGCCCCCACGCCGAAGCCGGACCCCGAGACGCCAGGCAGCTTCCTGCCCAACGGGTCCGCCGCGAAGGCCGGACTCAACCACTCGATCTCAGATGCCGGATGGGGGGTGTTCCTGACGATCCTGCACGCCAAGGCTGAAAGCGCCGGACGAAACGTGATCGCCGTGGACCCCCGCAATACCTCCCGGACCTGCCCCGAATGCGGGCACGTCAGCGCGGAGAACCGGCCCACCCAGGAGAAGTTCCACTGCGTTAGCTGCGGCCACCTGGCGCACGCCGACACGGTGGGCGCCCTGAACGTTCTACGGGCCGGGCTGGTCCGCCGCGAAGCCGCACCGGCATAG
- a CDS encoding ketosynthase chain-length factor: MTTATLDRPTARPGAGPVTASVVTGIGVAAPNGLGTEAWWAATLRGESGIRPLTRFDASRYPVRLAGEVPGFVDDEHLPSRLLPQTDRVTRLSLAAAAEALSDCGTDPAALPEYGAGVVTASSAGGFEFGQRELQALWSKGGQHVSAYQSFAWFYAVNTGQISIRHGLRGSSGVVVAEQAGGLDAVAHARRQIRKGAALMVTGGVDSALCPWGWAAHLAAGELSPVADPARAYLPFDDAATGHVVGEGGALFVLESHAAARARDARVYGAFTGYAATFDGPGTPRLQDAARLALDDAGLLPEDIDVVFADAAGARAADRAEAQALAALFGPRGVPVTAPKSMTGRLLAGGASLDVAAALLSLRDQVIPPTTGTTEPAADCPIDLVTAPRDTPVRHTLVLARGRGGFNSAAVLSAL, from the coding sequence GTGACCACAGCAACCCTGGACCGTCCCACCGCCCGGCCCGGCGCCGGCCCCGTCACCGCCTCGGTCGTCACCGGCATCGGCGTCGCCGCCCCCAACGGCCTGGGCACCGAGGCCTGGTGGGCGGCGACCCTGCGCGGCGAGAGCGGCATCCGCCCGCTGACCCGCTTCGACGCCTCCCGCTACCCCGTGCGTCTCGCCGGCGAGGTCCCCGGCTTCGTCGACGACGAACACCTGCCCAGCCGGCTGCTGCCGCAGACCGATCGCGTCACCCGCCTGTCCCTGGCCGCCGCCGCCGAAGCCCTGAGCGACTGCGGCACCGACCCGGCCGCTCTGCCCGAATACGGCGCCGGAGTGGTCACCGCCTCCTCCGCGGGCGGCTTCGAGTTCGGCCAGCGCGAACTGCAGGCCCTGTGGTCCAAGGGCGGCCAGCACGTCAGCGCCTACCAGTCCTTCGCCTGGTTCTACGCCGTCAACACCGGCCAGATCTCCATCCGGCACGGCCTGCGCGGCTCCAGCGGCGTCGTCGTCGCCGAACAGGCCGGCGGCCTGGACGCCGTCGCCCACGCCCGCCGCCAGATCCGCAAGGGCGCGGCGCTGATGGTCACCGGCGGCGTCGACTCCGCCCTGTGTCCCTGGGGCTGGGCCGCCCACCTCGCCGCCGGCGAGCTGAGCCCCGTGGCCGACCCCGCCCGCGCCTACCTCCCCTTCGACGACGCCGCCACCGGCCACGTCGTCGGCGAGGGCGGCGCCCTGTTCGTCCTGGAGAGCCACGCCGCCGCCCGCGCACGTGACGCCCGCGTGTATGGGGCGTTCACCGGCTATGCGGCCACCTTCGACGGCCCCGGCACCCCGCGCCTGCAGGATGCCGCCCGGCTCGCCCTGGACGACGCCGGCCTGCTCCCTGAGGACATCGACGTCGTCTTCGCCGACGCGGCCGGCGCACGGGCTGCGGACCGTGCCGAAGCGCAGGCGCTGGCCGCCTTGTTCGGCCCCCGCGGTGTGCCGGTCACGGCACCGAAGTCGATGACCGGACGGCTGCTGGCCGGCGGAGCCTCCCTCGACGTCGCAGCCGCCCTGCTGTCCCTGCGCGACCAGGTCATCCCCCCAACCACTGGGACCACCGAACCCGCCGCCGACTGCCCCATCGACCTCGTCACCGCACCCCGCGACACGCCCGTGCGCCACACCCTGGTCCTGGCCCGCGGCCGCGGCGGCTTCAACTCGGCGGCCGTCCTCAGCGCCCTCTGA